In Methanocellales archaeon, a single window of DNA contains:
- a CDS encoding DNA-binding protein: MLSREVAKRVFAREFAESNMAFKEQEDQYAPQYLLTPTGAKCNRIFFVGTLIEKEDIGNDVEYWRARVADPTGSFLIYAGQYQPEAAQALSSIEPPQFVAVVGKPNIYEMSGDILTSVRPERIHIVDADTYDLWILETARQTLQRLQQLNEGGEDAAKAKEHYSPDIEHYKQMVLEALKTISKSGEKVSFIDLSNI, from the coding sequence ATGTTGAGCAGAGAGGTTGCCAAGAGGGTTTTTGCAAGAGAGTTCGCAGAGTCCAATATGGCGTTTAAAGAGCAGGAGGACCAGTATGCTCCTCAGTATCTGTTGACCCCGACCGGTGCCAAATGCAATCGCATATTCTTCGTGGGCACACTGATCGAGAAAGAGGATATCGGAAATGATGTAGAATATTGGCGTGCAAGGGTGGCAGACCCCACAGGCTCATTCCTGATCTATGCCGGCCAATACCAGCCAGAAGCAGCCCAAGCCTTATCCAGCATAGAGCCGCCCCAGTTCGTCGCTGTGGTTGGCAAGCCAAATATATACGAAATGAGTGGGGACATACTCACATCAGTTAGACCCGAAAGGATACATATCGTGGATGCGGATACCTATGATCTGTGGATTCTCGAGACTGCGAGACAAACGCTCCAGCGTCTCCAACAATTGAACGAAGGGGGCGAGGATGCGGCTAAAGCAAAGGAGCATTATTCCCCGGACATAGAGCATTATAAGCAGATGGTGCTGGAAGCTCTCAAGACGATCAGCAAATCCGGGGAAAAGGTAAGCTTTATCGATCTGTCAAATATTTGA
- a CDS encoding replication factor A (Replication protein A protects and stabilize the intermediate ssDNA that is generated by the unwinding action of a DNA helicase at the replication fork. In addition, SSBs prevent the formation of secondary structures by single-stranded template DNA.) produces MVREIAEQLKDRFSEMGLEVPLEEIEKKLDELINGFRVPIEEAKRSVVSQYAKERKSADLVKVKDIQSEGRWISLKTKVVQLWPSESELIAQSGLIGDDTGIIRFVSWVKSDLPPVEEDRCYLLKNVVTDEWQGRYSVKLTRSTEIVPLEEDIEVSSLVEELEGAIVDIQSGSGLIKRCEFCNRALLKGSCGEHGKVEGTYDLRIKGVIDDGKVVQETLLNREIVESLIGITLDEAKKMAAEALDQSLVLDAFQERLIGRYFSIKGPRVGRYILVEDMKSAPKISDKEVTKLIKEVEALGC; encoded by the coding sequence ATGGTAAGGGAGATAGCTGAGCAGCTTAAAGATCGCTTTTCTGAAATGGGCTTAGAAGTGCCATTAGAGGAGATCGAGAAGAAACTGGATGAGTTGATTAACGGATTCAGGGTCCCTATCGAGGAGGCGAAACGAAGCGTTGTAAGCCAATATGCAAAAGAGCGCAAGAGCGCAGACCTCGTAAAGGTCAAGGACATCCAGAGCGAGGGGCGATGGATATCCCTTAAAACGAAAGTGGTGCAACTATGGCCCTCTGAGAGCGAGTTGATCGCGCAATCCGGTCTGATCGGAGATGATACCGGGATCATTAGATTTGTTAGCTGGGTAAAATCTGACCTGCCACCTGTGGAGGAAGATAGGTGCTACCTGCTCAAGAATGTGGTGACCGACGAGTGGCAAGGACGATACAGCGTAAAATTGACAAGAAGCACCGAGATCGTTCCACTGGAGGAGGACATAGAGGTCAGCTCTCTTGTGGAGGAGCTCGAGGGTGCAATCGTCGATATACAATCCGGATCTGGCTTGATCAAGAGATGTGAATTCTGCAACCGAGCTCTCTTAAAAGGATCCTGCGGAGAGCATGGAAAAGTTGAAGGGACCTATGACCTGCGGATAAAAGGAGTGATAGACGATGGCAAGGTCGTACAGGAGACACTCTTGAATAGAGAGATCGTCGAAAGCTTAATTGGCATCACCTTGGATGAGGCAAAGAAGATGGCAGCCGAGGCACTTGACCAATCTTTGGTTTTAGATGCTTTCCAGGAAAGATTGATAGGACGATATTTCAGCATCAAAGGTCCCAGGGTTGGCCGCTATATCCTGGTAGAGGATATGAAAAGTGCGCCAAAAATATCGGATAAAGAGGTTACGAAATTGATCAAAGAAGTGGAGGCTTTAGGATGTTGA
- a CDS encoding DUF362 domain-containing protein, whose product MAKVYFTSSRAPVREPHKWYQPSLSGVNKLERLLNKSGILEDIEKGEIIALKMHFGIRGTTKSLRSMFIRKVAQMVKAKGGEPFVTETTGLGMLREQCFALGKIKAAEASGYTPQTLSAPIIIADGLRGFDSVGVSVEGSQLKKVYVAKQIAEADKVISLAHFKGHMNAGFGGALKSIGIGCVAKTSKYDAHIYSPPNINDNCTECGACVKICPVGAIIDWKVDAEKCIRCQGCAEVCEEDAISFKWTSSKDLSERIVDCAKAVLDLVGRENIKYVNFLLDITPHCDCCPYSDNIIVPDLGILASDDILAIDKASVDMVNKAPVIADSMAQNADDKFHGMYKWARSSDQLNAAKKLGLGEMEYELIEIK is encoded by the coding sequence ATGGCAAAGGTCTATTTCACAAGCTCAAGGGCACCTGTTAGAGAGCCACATAAATGGTATCAACCAAGTCTGAGTGGTGTTAACAAGCTAGAGCGGCTTTTAAATAAGAGTGGAATTTTGGAAGACATCGAGAAGGGAGAAATCATCGCCCTAAAGATGCACTTCGGCATCCGTGGAACGACCAAATCATTGCGCTCGATGTTCATTCGTAAGGTTGCTCAAATGGTCAAAGCAAAGGGAGGAGAGCCTTTTGTGACAGAGACAACGGGACTTGGCATGCTTCGGGAACAATGCTTTGCTTTGGGCAAGATCAAGGCAGCAGAGGCGAGTGGCTACACACCTCAAACGCTGTCTGCACCGATCATAATTGCAGACGGTCTGAGGGGATTCGATAGCGTGGGTGTTAGCGTTGAAGGCTCACAGCTCAAAAAGGTATACGTGGCGAAACAAATTGCTGAGGCGGATAAAGTCATTTCCCTAGCTCATTTTAAGGGGCATATGAACGCAGGGTTTGGCGGTGCGCTCAAAAGCATTGGCATTGGGTGCGTAGCTAAAACGTCCAAATATGATGCGCACATCTATTCCCCTCCCAACATAAACGACAATTGCACTGAGTGCGGAGCATGTGTAAAGATCTGTCCTGTCGGTGCCATAATTGACTGGAAGGTTGACGCTGAGAAATGCATCAGATGTCAGGGATGTGCTGAAGTGTGTGAGGAAGATGCCATATCCTTCAAGTGGACCTCATCGAAAGACCTCTCAGAGCGAATCGTTGATTGTGCTAAAGCAGTTTTAGATTTGGTCGGAAGGGAGAACATCAAATATGTGAACTTCTTGCTCGATATAACGCCGCACTGCGATTGCTGCCCTTACTCAGATAATATAATAGTGCCAGATCTGGGCATTCTGGCCTCAGATGACATACTTGCGATAGATAAGGCATCCGTCGATATGGTGAACAAAGCTCCCGTAATAGCAGATTCCATGGCTCAAAATGCAGATGACAAGTTCCATGGGATGTATAAGTGGGCCCGCTCCTCAGATCAGTTAAATGCGGCAAAAAAACTCGGACTCGGTGAAATGGAGTATGAGTTGATAGAAATAAAATAG
- a CDS encoding trypsin-like peptidase domain-containing protein codes for MGKKIQVAVLIILILVLAGCIQETVTDVPTPKVSVEPSPPSVTEEDIEELRTEIAELKAVVESQGKRITELEEKELQKDLPALQVKSDPMMLSLAISDIVQRVQPAVVFISVEIETQDFYGRRTTQYGSGSGVIITKDGYILTNNHVVEDATKIEVTLPDFSSPFAARLIGTDPTTDLAVIKIEGDFPTAEFGDASQLRPGNLVIAIGNPLGLEGGPTTTLGVVSNTERSTVVDGTTYYDLIQTDAAINPGNSGGPLLSLDGKVIGINTLSGGAENIGFAISANTAKPVYDALITPPHKVIRPWLGVGFRTVTPDLAAQEGYQRTTGVVILSVQKGSPADQAGLMVDDIILSFDGEEVTVDTRLIKMLWSHKVGEEIKLTLLRGGEEKTVIVRLGERPEGL; via the coding sequence ATGGGAAAGAAAATTCAGGTTGCGGTTCTTATTATTCTAATACTAGTTTTAGCGGGTTGTATCCAAGAAACCGTAACTGATGTGCCCACACCTAAAGTCTCTGTAGAGCCATCACCCCCTTCGGTTACGGAGGAAGATATTGAAGAACTCCGTACTGAAATTGCTGAATTGAAAGCGGTCGTGGAATCGCAGGGAAAAAGAATTACTGAACTTGAAGAGAAAGAACTTCAGAAAGACCTGCCTGCCCTTCAAGTGAAATCTGATCCGATGATGTTGTCCTTGGCTATTTCGGATATAGTGCAACGAGTGCAGCCCGCTGTGGTATTTATCTCGGTTGAAATCGAGACACAGGACTTCTATGGGCGGAGGACGACTCAATATGGATCTGGTTCTGGGGTTATAATCACCAAAGACGGATATATATTGACAAATAATCACGTAGTGGAGGATGCTACTAAGATAGAGGTTACACTCCCTGATTTTTCCAGCCCATTCGCTGCTAGGCTTATAGGCACCGATCCGACGACAGATCTGGCAGTGATTAAAATAGAAGGAGATTTTCCTACTGCCGAGTTTGGTGACGCCTCACAACTAAGGCCTGGAAATCTGGTTATAGCCATCGGCAACCCTCTGGGACTTGAGGGCGGTCCGACTACGACTCTAGGCGTGGTGAGCAATACCGAGCGCTCTACGGTGGTGGATGGTACCACCTATTATGATTTAATCCAAACCGATGCTGCCATCAATCCAGGAAACAGCGGAGGCCCTCTGCTGAGTTTGGATGGCAAAGTAATTGGCATCAATACACTTTCTGGTGGGGCCGAGAACATTGGCTTTGCCATAAGTGCCAACACTGCAAAGCCAGTCTACGATGCCCTAATAACCCCCCCACACAAGGTCATTCGTCCCTGGTTAGGGGTTGGTTTTAGGACGGTAACCCCTGATCTTGCAGCTCAAGAAGGCTATCAAAGGACTACTGGTGTCGTGATCCTAAGCGTGCAAAAGGGGAGCCCTGCGGACCAGGCAGGCCTGATGGTGGATGACATCATCCTCAGTTTCGATGGTGAGGAGGTAACCGTAGATACGAGGTTGATAAAAATGCTGTGGAGCCACAAGGTTGGAGAGGAGATAAAATTGACATTATTGCGCGGCGGGGAAGAGAAAACGGTGATAGTCAGGTTGGGTGAAAGGCCAGAAGGGCTTTAA
- a CDS encoding helix-turn-helix transcriptional regulator, with amino-acid sequence MKNKLKVFRAMHDLTQEDLAEKVEVTRQTINAIEKERYDPSLTLAFKLANLFKVKIEELFIYE; translated from the coding sequence ATGAAGAACAAACTCAAAGTATTCAGGGCGATGCATGACTTAACTCAAGAGGATCTCGCTGAAAAAGTGGAAGTTACCCGTCAGACCATCAACGCCATAGAAAAGGAGAGGTACGATCCCTCTTTAACATTGGCATTCAAACTTGCGAATCTTTTCAAAGTAAAAATTGAGGAGTTATTCATTTACGAGTGA
- a CDS encoding DMT family transporter, producing the protein MILIAVILWSMSFVLTKMGLNQVTPIYLASLRFSIATIIFMGYALIKFEIQQIKEFAKDNFTNLLVLGIVGVTIPNILQNIGMLHLTVSVASILQNSSPAFTFILAALFLRESLGYRKMSGLVLSFTGVLIISMNGNSPTFGNSMAFYGNLMLISTAIAYSIYTVIGKKIVEKNSPLLILAFSTLIGTILLDAISILVEPVSFAYPINIWGIIFALAILCTVCGTLLYFEALRELEASKTNVFTFLIPVFAVIQASVFLGERIHTYQVVCGALIIFGIWLAQTE; encoded by the coding sequence TTGATCCTAATTGCAGTAATCCTATGGTCGATGTCATTCGTGCTTACCAAGATGGGGCTGAATCAAGTAACGCCGATATATCTGGCTTCTTTGCGATTTTCCATTGCCACCATCATTTTTATGGGATATGCGCTGATCAAGTTCGAGATCCAACAAATAAAAGAGTTCGCAAAAGACAACTTCACCAACCTACTCGTATTGGGCATAGTTGGCGTCACCATCCCAAACATACTGCAAAACATAGGCATGCTGCACTTGACGGTTTCCGTGGCGAGCATACTACAGAACAGCAGCCCAGCCTTTACATTTATATTGGCCGCTTTATTTCTGCGCGAATCGCTCGGCTATCGAAAGATGTCCGGTTTGGTGCTTTCTTTCACAGGCGTCCTCATCATATCGATGAACGGCAACAGTCCAACCTTCGGCAACTCAATGGCCTTTTACGGCAATTTGATGCTCATATCCACAGCGATAGCCTACTCCATCTACACTGTCATCGGAAAAAAGATCGTGGAAAAAAATAGCCCGCTGCTCATCCTGGCATTCAGCACACTCATTGGAACGATATTGTTGGACGCCATATCCATCTTAGTAGAGCCCGTGAGTTTTGCATATCCGATAAACATATGGGGCATAATATTTGCGTTAGCAATCCTTTGCACCGTTTGTGGCACCCTGCTATACTTTGAGGCGCTCAGAGAGTTGGAGGCATCCAAAACAAACGTTTTCACGTTTCTGATACCCGTCTTTGCCGTCATCCAGGCATCCGTCTTCCTTGGCGAGAGGATACATACTTACCAGGTAGTATGTGGCGCCTTGATAATATTCGGAATATGGCTTGCTCAGACGGAATAG
- the nadA gene encoding quinolinate synthase NadA: MMINTKNIERLKDSKNAVILAHNYQRPEVQDIADFVGDSLELSQKATKTDADIIVFCGVDFMAETASILNPNKKVLIPDLGAICPMAQQMETEELLAAKRKYPDAETVLYINTLAEDKAHADCICTSANAAQIVNLMDSDLILFGPDNNLAHYVRQRTKKEIISIPEYGLCPTHHQITVADLMEAREKHPDAELVVHPECIPEIQEAADHIASTSGMVRYCKSSAGKEFLIGTEVGMLYRLEKEIPGKKFYPLSQYAVCPHMKMHTLEKVERALETEEPEITVRKGVADKARKAIERMLELSR; the protein is encoded by the coding sequence ATGATGATAAATACCAAAAATATCGAGAGACTAAAGGATAGCAAAAACGCGGTTATTCTTGCCCATAATTATCAAAGACCCGAGGTTCAGGATATCGCGGACTTTGTCGGCGATTCTCTGGAATTGTCGCAGAAAGCGACAAAGACCGATGCAGACATCATAGTGTTCTGTGGGGTGGATTTCATGGCAGAAACCGCAAGCATACTGAATCCGAATAAAAAGGTCTTGATACCGGACCTTGGTGCTATTTGCCCGATGGCTCAGCAGATGGAAACAGAAGAGCTGTTGGCTGCTAAAAGGAAATATCCCGATGCGGAGACGGTTCTGTACATAAACACGTTGGCAGAGGATAAAGCCCATGCTGATTGTATTTGTACATCTGCAAATGCAGCCCAGATAGTGAATTTGATGGATTCCGATTTGATTTTGTTTGGACCTGATAACAACCTAGCGCACTATGTTAGACAGAGAACGAAGAAAGAGATAATTTCCATTCCGGAATATGGGTTATGCCCCACACATCACCAGATAACTGTAGCGGATTTAATGGAGGCGAGAGAGAAGCACCCGGATGCCGAATTGGTTGTCCACCCGGAATGCATACCGGAAATTCAAGAGGCAGCAGACCACATCGCCTCAACGAGTGGTATGGTCAGATATTGCAAATCATCAGCAGGAAAGGAGTTTTTGATAGGTACCGAGGTGGGGATGTTGTACAGACTTGAAAAGGAGATCCCAGGGAAGAAATTTTATCCCCTCTCCCAATATGCGGTTTGCCCCCATATGAAAATGCACACCCTAGAAAAGGTGGAAAGAGCACTGGAGACCGAAGAGCCGGAGATAACAGTCAGAAAAGGCGTAGCAGACAAGGCCAGAAAAGCGATAGAAAGAATGCTCGAACTTTCAAGATGA
- the fdhD gene encoding formate dehydrogenase accessory sulfurtransferase FdhD yields MKSVLKEYTRLDGDQRTKLEEEVAKEVALAIFVNGRHFSTAMMSPQMKKEFVLGHLLSEGVIEDIEDVESMKIREDMAKVITKNPTKVFAAKKVIVSGCGGASGFLDESKLPKVGSQLKLDRKVLFECIKKILTSELHQRTGGTHTCAILEVSKTELCFVSEDIGRHNALDKIIGYALLKKYHFPDTFVVCTGRISSEMVLKCSVAKIPIIASRGAVTSLAVEIANKTGLTVIGFVRGKRMNIYSNEQRIL; encoded by the coding sequence ATGAAAAGCGTGCTAAAGGAATATACAAGATTGGATGGAGACCAGAGGACAAAGCTAGAGGAGGAGGTAGCTAAGGAGGTCGCATTAGCGATCTTTGTAAACGGAAGGCACTTTTCAACTGCCATGATGAGCCCTCAAATGAAAAAGGAATTCGTATTGGGCCATCTTTTATCTGAGGGAGTTATTGAAGATATAGAAGACGTGGAATCCATGAAAATCCGTGAGGATATGGCTAAGGTGATAACCAAAAATCCGACCAAAGTGTTCGCTGCAAAAAAAGTCATAGTGAGTGGTTGCGGAGGTGCCTCAGGATTTCTGGATGAGTCCAAGCTCCCAAAGGTTGGCTCCCAGCTGAAACTGGACAGAAAGGTCTTATTTGAATGCATAAAAAAGATTCTGACGTCTGAATTGCACCAAAGGACCGGTGGAACACACACCTGTGCCATTCTTGAGGTCTCAAAAACGGAGCTGTGCTTTGTCTCAGAGGATATCGGCAGACACAATGCCCTGGACAAAATCATAGGATATGCACTGCTTAAAAAATACCATTTTCCGGATACCTTCGTGGTATGCACTGGAAGGATATCCTCTGAAATGGTTTTGAAATGCTCAGTAGCAAAGATACCGATCATCGCCTCAAGAGGTGCTGTTACAAGTTTGGCTGTAGAAATCGCCAATAAGACGGGATTAACCGTCATCGGCTTTGTCAGAGGTAAAAGGATGAACATATATTCTAATGAACAGAGGATATTATGA
- a CDS encoding cysteine desulfurase: MNVENIRKDFPILDEGIIYMDSAATSLTPESVVSSIQSYYRDYNANIERGVHRLSQVASQLYEEGHIKIADFINAREEEIIFTKNTTEGINLVASGLGWRRGDKIVTSILEHHSNLMPWLRVKKKFGVDLEIIKPKKGILCTEDVEKAVDEKTKLVALTHVSNVLGLITPIKEIAKVCEDNNALFLVDGAQSVPHLPVDIKELGCDFLAFSGHKMLGPTGTGVLFMRMPLLESVEPLTIGGGTIDDVSLEGYKLKENYERFEAGTPNIAGGIALGRAVEYLEKIGMNDIRKYEEKLTKKLVLGLEEIKNVEILCPDLGQRIGVISFNIKGLNPHDVALMLDNFSNIMVRSGYHCCMPLIRELGVNGAVRVSLYLYNTEEEVETLLRAVEEIARG; encoded by the coding sequence ATGAATGTGGAAAATATCAGAAAGGACTTCCCAATTTTGGACGAGGGGATAATTTACATGGACAGCGCAGCTACGAGCTTAACGCCAGAGTCGGTTGTGTCCTCGATCCAAAGCTATTATAGGGATTATAATGCAAACATTGAGAGAGGCGTTCACAGGCTGTCTCAGGTAGCATCGCAACTCTACGAAGAGGGGCACATAAAAATTGCTGATTTCATTAATGCCAGAGAGGAGGAGATCATCTTTACAAAGAATACGACCGAGGGAATCAACTTAGTCGCATCTGGGCTTGGATGGAGGAGAGGAGACAAGATTGTAACCAGCATACTGGAGCATCATTCCAATTTAATGCCATGGCTACGGGTTAAGAAAAAATTTGGAGTGGACTTAGAGATCATCAAGCCAAAAAAAGGAATCCTCTGCACAGAGGATGTGGAAAAGGCGGTAGATGAGAAGACAAAGTTGGTTGCCCTAACACATGTTTCAAATGTTCTGGGTTTGATAACGCCAATAAAAGAGATTGCAAAGGTCTGTGAGGATAATAATGCTTTGTTCTTGGTTGATGGGGCCCAGTCAGTGCCGCACCTACCCGTAGATATAAAAGAACTGGGCTGCGACTTCTTGGCTTTTTCAGGGCACAAAATGCTTGGGCCCACAGGGACTGGAGTTTTGTTCATGAGAATGCCGCTTTTAGAGAGTGTCGAACCTCTCACCATAGGGGGAGGGACAATAGATGATGTTTCCCTGGAGGGATATAAGCTAAAGGAGAATTATGAGAGATTTGAAGCTGGCACGCCGAACATAGCTGGTGGGATTGCCCTTGGAAGGGCTGTTGAATATTTGGAAAAGATCGGAATGAACGACATAAGGAAATATGAGGAAAAGCTGACTAAAAAATTAGTCCTTGGATTAGAGGAGATAAAAAATGTGGAAATCCTTTGTCCAGACCTAGGGCAACGAATAGGGGTGATCTCCTTTAACATCAAAGGCTTAAACCCCCATGATGTTGCCTTGATGCTGGATAATTTTTCAAATATAATGGTCAGATCCGGATATCATTGCTGCATGCCCTTGATTAGGGAACTGGGTGTCAATGGAGCCGTTAGAGTGTCCTTATACCTGTATAATACCGAAGAGGAAGTCGAAACTTTATTGAGAGCCGTTGAAGAGATTGCTAGAGGTTAG
- the larE gene encoding ATP-dependent sacrificial sulfur transferase LarE — MDTIKRYMEKFEGERVAVAYSGGVDSSLVAYAAKEIADAVTVKSDFTPDCVIEDAKEFAEKFGLRHKILNVNILDDEMKANPPNRCYLCKKRIIEEIKNLGYDIVMDGTNADDLDADRPGLKAKQEEGVISPLADLGLGKRDIRRIMADIDENVARKPSESCLATRIPFNSEITPERLNRIKKAEELAKSMGLSSIRVRDHFPLANIEVPRDEFDKMLGAEDLLSGLKQLGYKSVTLGVRDES; from the coding sequence ATGGATACAATAAAAAGATATATGGAAAAATTTGAGGGTGAAAGGGTTGCAGTTGCCTATTCCGGAGGAGTTGACAGCTCTCTCGTTGCTTATGCAGCCAAGGAAATCGCAGATGCTGTTACTGTTAAGTCAGATTTCACTCCCGATTGCGTCATAGAGGATGCCAAGGAGTTTGCAGAAAAGTTTGGCCTTAGACATAAAATTCTCAACGTAAACATCCTTGACGATGAGATGAAGGCTAATCCGCCAAACCGATGCTATCTGTGTAAGAAAAGGATCATCGAAGAGATAAAGAATCTGGGATATGATATTGTCATGGACGGAACCAATGCAGATGACTTGGATGCGGATAGACCAGGTTTAAAAGCCAAACAAGAAGAAGGGGTTATTTCCCCTCTGGCAGATCTTGGCTTGGGTAAACGGGACATAAGAAGGATAATGGCTGATATTGATGAAAATGTTGCAAGAAAACCCTCAGAATCTTGCTTGGCGACCAGGATTCCTTTTAATTCAGAGATTACGCCAGAGAGACTAAACAGGATAAAAAAAGCAGAGGAACTCGCCAAATCGATGGGTTTGAGTTCGATCAGGGTGAGGGATCACTTTCCGTTAGCTAACATAGAGGTACCCAGAGATGAGTTTGACAAGATGCTGGGTGCAGAGGACCTACTCTCAGGACTCAAGCAACTTGGGTACAAATCTGTTACCCTAGGTGTAAGGGATGAAAGTTAA
- a CDS encoding DUF115 domain-containing protein: MKFEEWEPIYQEILDEFGFDRRKDEEAAGLLSKLIGNRSINVQMLSDLIYRRCVTICGNAPLLDEEIKDTDLSGRVVIAADGATSILLKNCIVPDIVVTDLDGCMEDIISADKLCAIIVVHAHGDNIPAIKQYVPLLKNVIGSTQSEPLKNVHNFGGFTDGDRCVFIAKEFGADSITLIGFDFEDPNVSEVKKMKLQWAKKLINLFD, from the coding sequence ATGAAATTCGAGGAATGGGAGCCCATTTACCAGGAAATTTTGGATGAATTCGGTTTTGATAGGCGCAAAGACGAAGAAGCTGCAGGTTTATTGTCCAAATTAATCGGAAATCGCTCGATTAACGTACAGATGTTGTCCGATTTGATTTATCGACGATGCGTCACCATATGTGGAAACGCTCCTTTGTTAGATGAGGAGATTAAGGACACTGATTTGTCTGGTCGTGTAGTCATTGCCGCAGATGGTGCGACATCCATCCTTCTGAAAAATTGCATAGTCCCCGATATCGTCGTCACAGACCTGGATGGCTGCATGGAGGATATAATCAGCGCAGATAAACTGTGTGCAATCATAGTGGTGCACGCACATGGCGATAACATTCCTGCTATTAAGCAATACGTTCCATTGCTGAAAAATGTCATCGGTAGTACGCAATCTGAGCCGCTAAAAAACGTTCACAACTTTGGAGGGTTTACGGACGGCGATAGGTGCGTTTTTATCGCAAAAGAATTTGGTGCCGATAGCATTACATTAATCGGCTTTGATTTTGAAGACCCAAACGTAAGCGAAGTCAAGAAGATGAAGCTCCAATGGGCGAAAAAATTGATCAATCTTTTTGATTAA